Proteins from a genomic interval of Nitrospina gracilis Nb-211:
- a CDS encoding SH3 domain-containing protein, producing the protein MESSIVLEKNHTVHLKEKGEVCNRLNKGTRVKVLQARGNWLQITWRNGKKKGWIEIPSELSGGRAAHA; encoded by the coding sequence ATGGAAAGTAGTATTGTACTGGAAAAAAATCACACCGTTCACCTCAAGGAAAAAGGTGAAGTCTGCAACCGCTTGAACAAGGGGACCCGGGTAAAGGTTTTGCAAGCCCGGGGGAACTGGCTACAAATCACCTGGCGAAACGGAAAGAAAAAGGGGTGGATCGAAATCCCCAGCGAGCTTTCCGGAGGCCGGGCCGCCCATGCGTAA
- the larB gene encoding nickel pincer cofactor biosynthesis protein LarB: protein MNPQQIQKLLKDLYTQKVKPEAALEQLRTLPFEDLGFAHVDHHRPLRNGMAEVIYCEGKTAPQISKIIQKQLEAGCDILATRLARETYLKLKKDLPAKAKYNAEGRVLTIYKATRPKPVGQILIVTAGTSDIPVAEEAIATAELLGSKVDKLVDVGVAGIHRLLDKVDRLRGARVIVVVAGMDGALPSVVGGLVNCPVIGVPTSVGYGASFGGVAALLTMLNSCSTGVGAVNIDNGFGAGCLAHRINVMGAPSTT, encoded by the coding sequence ATGAACCCGCAACAGATTCAGAAACTGCTCAAGGACCTGTACACCCAAAAAGTAAAACCGGAAGCCGCGCTGGAACAACTGCGCACCCTGCCCTTTGAGGACCTCGGTTTCGCGCATGTGGACCACCACCGGCCGCTGCGCAACGGCATGGCGGAGGTGATCTATTGTGAAGGCAAAACCGCGCCGCAGATTTCCAAAATCATCCAGAAACAACTGGAAGCGGGGTGCGACATCCTGGCCACGCGCCTGGCGAGGGAAACCTATTTGAAATTGAAAAAAGACCTGCCCGCCAAAGCCAAGTACAACGCCGAGGGCCGCGTATTGACGATCTACAAAGCCACCAGGCCGAAACCTGTCGGGCAAATCCTCATTGTCACCGCGGGCACCTCTGACATTCCCGTGGCGGAGGAAGCCATCGCTACGGCGGAATTGTTAGGAAGCAAGGTGGACAAGCTGGTGGACGTGGGCGTGGCGGGCATTCATCGCCTGCTCGACAAGGTGGACCGCCTGCGCGGGGCGCGGGTGATTGTGGTGGTGGCCGGGATGGACGGGGCTCTGCCCAGCGTCGTCGGCGGACTGGTGAACTGTCCGGTGATCGGCGTGCCGACGAGCGTCGGTTACGGCGCGTCGTTTGGCGGCGTGGCGGCGCTTCTCACCATGCTCAACAGTTGCTCCACCGGTGTCGGTGCGGTGAACATCGACAACGGCTTCGGCGCCGGATGCCTGGCCCACCGCATCAACGTGATGGGCGCGCCTTCCACCACGTGA
- a CDS encoding alpha/beta hydrolase, protein MTSIFDTPQFNQNLFFPRPDHGSRPAGAEDLFIPVEGENKVHVRRHPNPSARFSLLFFHGNGEIVADYDELAQAYHQLGADFIVCDYRGYGKSDGYPTLRAALMDAHAVYKALKEGGHLLPAVCVMGRSLGSASAIELCASYPEIKACVIESGYADPIPLVERRGLKIDGTTPEEDAVFNNSKKIERVKCPLLIMHGEDDTLIYPHEAKLNYEQAGSEDKALQILPGVGHNDILMAPDYGYFRCLMRFFEQVL, encoded by the coding sequence ATGACTTCTATTTTCGACACGCCACAATTCAACCAGAACCTGTTTTTTCCGCGTCCCGACCATGGGTCCCGCCCGGCCGGGGCGGAGGACCTGTTCATCCCCGTGGAGGGGGAAAACAAGGTCCACGTGCGGCGGCACCCGAACCCGAGTGCGCGCTTCAGCCTGTTGTTTTTTCACGGCAACGGGGAGATTGTCGCGGACTACGATGAGCTGGCGCAGGCCTATCACCAGTTGGGAGCCGACTTCATCGTCTGCGATTACCGGGGTTACGGCAAAAGCGATGGCTATCCCACTCTGCGGGCAGCACTTATGGATGCGCACGCTGTGTACAAGGCGTTGAAAGAAGGAGGGCACCTTCTGCCTGCGGTCTGCGTCATGGGGCGCTCGCTGGGCAGTGCCTCGGCCATCGAGCTATGCGCCTCCTATCCGGAGATCAAGGCCTGCGTCATCGAGAGCGGCTACGCTGACCCGATTCCGCTGGTGGAGCGGCGCGGGCTCAAAATCGACGGCACCACGCCGGAAGAGGACGCGGTGTTCAACAACAGCAAAAAGATTGAACGGGTGAAATGCCCGCTCCTCATCATGCACGGTGAGGACGATACATTGATCTACCCTCACGAAGCGAAGTTGAACTACGAGCAGGCGGGGTCGGAGGACAAGGCTCTGCAGATCCTGCCGGGAGTGGGGCACAACGACATCCTCATGGCTCCGGATTACGGCTATTTCCGTTGCCTGATGCGGTTTTTCGAGCAGGTGCTTTGA
- a CDS encoding M48 family metallopeptidase, giving the protein MGQKADPQVIAQYGLYQDKELQLYVNQLGQNLVSNLSNPEFNRYFFKVVDSSEVNAFALPGGYIYVTRGLLAMINSEAELVGVLGHEIGHVTQHHGAKQIIRQIGAQILSIGGAIASPKNAGEWLMISTQLFNTINLGYGREAELESDAHGLMIAQKSGYDPKAMVDFLSNLRQQEILSGQVYHSFQATHPDTKERIIRAGTLSDSIHKRHGDDLKENRELYLQKIKGMKYGGRSHINDRRDYEKEYIDIYKVKPGDTFHSIAVNELGDEKKDWDIAILNGRRLESKPVLGEYLKLVRKGEPAKNKILKLEPEKF; this is encoded by the coding sequence ATGGGGCAGAAGGCGGACCCGCAGGTGATCGCCCAGTACGGGCTTTACCAGGACAAAGAACTTCAGTTGTACGTCAATCAACTGGGGCAGAACCTGGTAAGCAATCTGTCCAACCCGGAGTTCAACCGCTACTTTTTTAAGGTCGTGGACAGTTCGGAGGTCAACGCCTTCGCTCTGCCTGGAGGATACATTTACGTCACGCGCGGCCTGCTTGCCATGATCAACAGCGAGGCCGAGCTGGTGGGCGTGCTGGGACATGAGATCGGGCACGTCACCCAGCACCATGGCGCGAAACAGATCATCCGGCAGATCGGCGCGCAGATCCTGAGCATCGGCGGTGCCATTGCCAGCCCCAAGAATGCCGGGGAATGGCTGATGATCAGCACTCAGCTGTTCAACACGATCAATCTGGGCTACGGCCGCGAAGCGGAGCTGGAGTCCGACGCACATGGTTTGATGATCGCTCAAAAGTCTGGATACGATCCCAAGGCGATGGTGGATTTTCTAAGCAACCTGCGCCAGCAGGAAATTCTGAGCGGACAGGTGTACCACAGTTTTCAGGCGACGCACCCGGATACGAAAGAGCGCATCATCCGCGCCGGAACGCTTTCCGATTCCATTCACAAACGGCATGGAGACGACCTGAAAGAAAACCGGGAATTGTACCTGCAAAAAATAAAGGGGATGAAATACGGCGGACGCTCTCACATAAACGACCGCCGGGATTACGAGAAGGAATATATCGACATATACAAAGTGAAGCCTGGAGACACGTTTCACAGCATTGCGGTCAATGAACTCGGGGATGAGAAAAAGGATTGGGATATTGCCATTCTGAACGGACGCCGTCTTGAGTCCAAGCCGGTTCTTGGGGAGTATCTGAAGCTGGTCAGGAAAGGCGAACCGGCCAAAAATAAAATTCTTAAGCTTGAACCGGAAAAGTTTTGA
- a CDS encoding NAD(P)H-dependent glycerol-3-phosphate dehydrogenase, with protein MTDSTRIGVVGAGSWGTALSRLLAEQGRTVDLWAFEPEVCAAIKERRENTLFLPGVPLPDSIHPSTRLEDVVADKDEIVLVVPTHVLRQTVSRFAPLLKPDCLIISASKGIENDSLQFVHQILDETLNRPHPFAALSGPTFAAEIARKTPSAIVAAAETEELASRVKALFESSFLKVFTSNDVLGVELGGALKNVIAIATGISDGLGLGLNTRAALINRGLVEMTRIGTALGARPETFSGLSGMGDLVLTCTGDLSRNRTVGLKLAQGESLENITGGMKMVAEGVHTVVSAYKLKENLNIQAAIIEETYQVLHRGKSPQAALQDLMNVEIGSEFSGIKGLQ; from the coding sequence ATGACGGATTCCACACGCATTGGAGTGGTCGGGGCGGGAAGCTGGGGCACGGCCTTGTCACGCCTGCTTGCCGAGCAGGGCCGGACGGTGGACCTGTGGGCATTCGAGCCGGAAGTGTGCGCGGCCATTAAAGAACGCCGTGAAAACACATTGTTCCTTCCCGGCGTTCCGCTTCCCGATTCGATCCACCCCTCCACCCGGCTTGAAGACGTGGTGGCAGACAAAGACGAGATCGTGCTCGTGGTGCCGACGCATGTGCTTCGACAAACGGTAAGCCGCTTCGCTCCCTTGCTCAAGCCCGATTGCCTGATCATCAGCGCCAGCAAGGGCATCGAAAACGACAGCCTGCAATTCGTGCACCAGATCCTGGACGAAACGCTGAACCGTCCGCATCCGTTCGCGGCGCTGTCGGGCCCCACCTTCGCCGCGGAGATCGCACGTAAGACGCCCTCGGCCATCGTCGCCGCCGCAGAGACGGAGGAACTCGCCAGCCGCGTGAAGGCGCTGTTCGAGTCCTCCTTCCTGAAAGTATTCACCAGCAACGATGTGCTCGGCGTCGAGTTGGGCGGCGCGCTGAAAAACGTGATCGCCATCGCCACCGGCATCTCCGACGGACTGGGCCTGGGACTCAACACTCGCGCCGCGCTGATCAATCGCGGGCTGGTGGAAATGACGCGCATCGGTACGGCCCTGGGGGCGCGCCCGGAAACGTTTTCCGGCCTGTCCGGCATGGGTGACCTGGTCCTCACCTGCACCGGGGACCTCAGCCGCAACCGCACCGTGGGCCTGAAACTGGCTCAGGGGGAATCGCTGGAAAACATCACCGGCGGCATGAAAATGGTGGCCGAAGGAGTGCACACGGTGGTATCGGCCTACAAGCTGAAGGAGAATCTGAACATTCAGGCCGCAATCATAGAAGAAACCTACCAGGTCCTCCACCGGGGCAAGTCTCCGCAAGCCGCCCTTCAGGACTTGATGAACGTCGAAATCGGCTCGGAGTTTTCCGGCATCAAAGGACTGCAATGA
- a CDS encoding tetratricopeptide repeat protein, with protein sequence MAQQHKLTKKDLKELDSLQRFGGQMVAFLETNRALVFGIAGLILAVLVGSWLWTERETQKFQEMEKLYYEMEKLQKRQQDNPGDDITSQMQTLLGEFAPGPQKFRAQLLLAETHFEKGEYDSSIKVYAEVTEQAKRGSLNYVLARKGLAYAYEAKKEYQKAVEIYKSIIDSSSNFPLFYIYMGLARCYESLNDPQNAVLILREIKNKFPSHPELEKINRKLRQLE encoded by the coding sequence ATGGCTCAGCAACACAAACTCACTAAAAAAGACCTGAAAGAACTCGATTCCCTGCAACGCTTCGGCGGCCAGATGGTCGCGTTCCTGGAGACCAACCGCGCCTTGGTTTTTGGGATTGCAGGCCTGATTTTGGCGGTTCTGGTGGGGTCCTGGCTGTGGACTGAAAGAGAGACGCAGAAATTTCAGGAGATGGAAAAGCTGTATTACGAAATGGAAAAACTCCAGAAACGTCAGCAGGACAATCCCGGAGATGACATTACAAGCCAGATGCAGACCCTGCTGGGAGAGTTTGCCCCGGGACCTCAAAAATTCCGTGCGCAATTGCTTCTGGCGGAGACTCATTTCGAAAAAGGGGAATACGACTCTTCAATCAAGGTTTATGCGGAAGTGACGGAGCAGGCCAAGCGGGGATCGTTGAATTACGTGCTTGCGCGAAAAGGCCTGGCTTATGCGTACGAAGCGAAAAAGGAGTACCAGAAGGCCGTTGAAATTTACAAATCTATTATAGACAGCTCTTCAAATTTCCCGCTATTCTATATCTACATGGGGTTGGCCCGTTGTTATGAATCGTTAAATGACCCTCAGAACGCAGTCTTGATTTTAAGAGAAATAAAGAACAAATTTCCCAGCCACCCGGAACTGGAGAAGATCAACCGGAAGCTGAGGCAACTCGAGTAA
- a CDS encoding NAD-dependent epimerase/dehydratase family protein has product MNILVTGGSGFLGGHIARRLHALGHSVTALGRRGNPDLPGGIDFLRADLTDHKAIIDACRDRDAVFHAGALTGIWGNRDAFYRTNVEGTQNVIAACLQHGVTKLIHTSSPSVVYDGADIENGNESLPYARRYLCDYPKTKALAEQRVLEANGQNGLSTLILRPHLIWGPGDPHLVPRIIERARKGRLVRVGDGTNRVDIIYIDNAVEGHVKALEALLAGKPVAGGVYFLSDGAPVRLWDWINDLLNAVGVRPVTRSISYRNGKRLGALLESVHRLFGLEAEPRMTRFLASQLATSHYFDITRARQDLNYEPVVSPEEGMERLVTWWKARPSR; this is encoded by the coding sequence ATGAATATTCTGGTAACAGGAGGAAGCGGCTTTCTGGGAGGGCACATTGCCCGCCGGCTGCACGCTCTGGGTCACTCCGTCACGGCCCTTGGCCGGCGGGGCAACCCGGACCTGCCGGGGGGCATCGACTTTCTCCGCGCGGACCTCACCGACCACAAAGCGATAATCGACGCCTGCCGCGACCGGGACGCGGTGTTCCATGCCGGGGCGCTGACCGGCATCTGGGGCAACCGGGACGCTTTTTACCGTACCAACGTCGAAGGCACGCAGAACGTGATCGCCGCCTGCCTCCAGCACGGCGTGACCAAACTGATCCACACCAGCTCGCCCAGCGTGGTGTACGACGGGGCCGATATCGAAAACGGCAACGAGAGCCTGCCATACGCCCGGCGCTACCTCTGTGATTACCCGAAGACCAAGGCCCTGGCCGAACAGCGCGTGCTCGAGGCCAACGGTCAAAATGGCCTCTCCACCCTCATCCTGCGGCCGCACCTTATCTGGGGGCCGGGTGATCCACACCTGGTGCCGCGCATCATCGAACGTGCCCGTAAGGGGCGACTGGTGCGGGTGGGCGACGGCACGAACCGGGTGGACATCATTTACATCGACAATGCGGTGGAGGGACATGTCAAAGCGCTGGAGGCGCTTTTGGCAGGGAAGCCCGTGGCGGGCGGCGTTTACTTTCTGAGCGACGGTGCACCGGTACGGCTGTGGGACTGGATCAACGACCTGCTGAATGCGGTGGGTGTGCGGCCGGTGACGCGGTCGATCTCCTACCGCAACGGCAAGCGGTTGGGAGCCCTGCTGGAGTCGGTGCACCGCCTGTTCGGGTTGGAGGCGGAGCCGCGCATGACGCGTTTTCTGGCCAGCCAACTGGCGACTTCGCATTATTTCGATATCACCCGCGCGCGGCAGGACTTGAATTACGAGCCGGTGGTGAGTCCGGAAGAGGGGATGGAGCGGCTGGTCACGTGGTGGAAGGCGCGCCCATCACGTTGA
- a CDS encoding aconitate hydratase — MLMDPAPIEKRFESMGKVLDAARKNLGRDLTIVEKILYSHMDPATDFSKLERGKSDIFLDADRVAMQDATAQMAILQFMSAKIPEVAVPTTVHCDHLIQAHTGSAEDLKAAEDTNREVYDFLRSAAMKYGMGFWKPGSGIIHQVVYENYTCPGTLMIGTDSHTPNAGGMGMIAIGVGGADAVDVMTGQRFMTRMPKFVGIKLTGKLSGWTASKDIILKVATMLTAKGGTNKIIEYFGEGARSLSATSKGTVTNMGAELGATTSIFAYDDSMDVYMRKTERDAVADLCKKYRELLVSDPDVENNPEKYYDEVYEINLSELEPHIVGPHTPDLGRTISQMKADAEKNDYPRELSAALIGSCTNSSYEDLTRSVSLARQAKKAGLKVKSKFLVTPGSERIFQTITRDGIMKDFEDVGATVLANACGPCIGQWKRDDIQKGDKNSIISSYNRNFAKRNDGNAETLSFISSPEIVVAMAFGGSLNFNPMTDTLKTPDGKDFKFEPPQGEVYPDQGYASKDSGYLAPTNSGEVIIDPKSERLAFLEPFPKHDPVADYKDLKVLFKAAGKCTTDHISQAGPWLKFRGHLDNISNNLFLGAENAYHNETGKGHNVVSGQIDELNKIAREYKDKGIGWVAVADENIGEGSSREHAAMEPRHMGCRAIVAKSYARIFEANLKKQGVLPFTFDNKDDYNKIQQKDSIAFEGLDKLQPYQPVTMVLTHEDGSTDKIKVNHSLNEGEIQWFYAGSALNYVGSQKAAAS, encoded by the coding sequence ATGTTAATGGATCCGGCACCTATCGAAAAACGCTTTGAATCCATGGGCAAGGTTCTCGATGCCGCGCGGAAGAATTTGGGGCGCGACCTGACGATCGTCGAGAAAATCCTCTACTCGCACATGGACCCGGCAACGGATTTTTCAAAGCTGGAGCGGGGCAAATCGGATATTTTCCTGGATGCTGACCGTGTTGCCATGCAAGACGCCACGGCTCAGATGGCCATTCTTCAGTTCATGTCTGCCAAAATTCCGGAAGTGGCGGTTCCCACGACCGTACACTGCGACCATCTCATTCAGGCGCACACCGGATCGGCTGAGGACCTGAAGGCCGCTGAGGACACCAACAGGGAAGTGTACGACTTTCTCCGCTCCGCGGCGATGAAGTACGGTATGGGTTTTTGGAAGCCCGGCTCCGGCATCATCCACCAGGTGGTGTATGAAAACTACACCTGCCCCGGAACGTTGATGATCGGAACCGACTCCCACACTCCGAATGCCGGTGGCATGGGCATGATCGCCATCGGCGTCGGCGGCGCGGACGCGGTGGACGTGATGACCGGCCAGCGCTTCATGACCCGCATGCCGAAATTTGTGGGCATCAAGCTGACCGGCAAGCTGAGCGGCTGGACCGCTTCCAAGGACATCATCCTGAAGGTCGCCACCATGCTGACCGCAAAAGGCGGCACCAACAAAATCATTGAGTACTTCGGCGAAGGCGCACGCTCCCTCAGCGCCACCAGCAAAGGCACTGTCACCAACATGGGCGCGGAGCTCGGCGCTACCACCTCCATCTTCGCGTACGACGACAGCATGGATGTGTACATGCGGAAAACCGAGCGCGATGCCGTGGCAGACCTGTGCAAGAAGTACCGGGAGCTGCTCGTTTCCGATCCGGATGTCGAGAATAATCCGGAGAAATACTACGACGAGGTTTACGAAATCAACCTGTCGGAACTGGAACCGCACATTGTCGGCCCGCACACCCCGGACCTCGGGCGCACGATTTCCCAGATGAAGGCGGATGCAGAGAAGAACGATTATCCGCGAGAGTTGTCGGCGGCGTTGATCGGTTCCTGCACCAACTCCAGCTACGAAGACCTCACCCGGTCCGTCAGCCTGGCGCGTCAGGCCAAAAAGGCCGGACTCAAGGTGAAATCGAAGTTCCTCGTCACCCCGGGTTCGGAGCGCATTTTCCAGACCATCACCCGCGACGGCATCATGAAGGATTTCGAAGACGTCGGCGCCACGGTTCTGGCCAACGCCTGCGGACCGTGCATCGGGCAATGGAAACGGGATGACATCCAGAAAGGTGACAAGAACAGCATCATCAGTTCTTACAACCGCAACTTTGCGAAACGGAATGACGGCAACGCCGAGACGCTGAGCTTCATCAGTTCTCCGGAGATCGTGGTCGCCATGGCTTTCGGCGGTTCATTGAACTTCAACCCGATGACCGACACGCTGAAAACACCGGACGGCAAGGATTTCAAATTCGAGCCGCCACAGGGTGAAGTGTACCCGGATCAGGGCTACGCATCCAAGGACAGCGGATATCTTGCGCCGACCAACTCCGGCGAGGTCATCATCGATCCCAAGAGCGAGCGCCTGGCTTTTCTGGAGCCGTTTCCGAAGCATGATCCGGTTGCGGATTACAAGGACCTCAAGGTGCTGTTCAAGGCGGCGGGCAAATGCACGACCGACCACATCTCTCAGGCCGGTCCGTGGCTGAAGTTCCGCGGTCATCTGGACAACATCAGCAACAACCTGTTCCTCGGTGCGGAAAACGCGTACCACAACGAGACCGGTAAAGGCCACAATGTGGTATCGGGTCAGATCGACGAATTGAACAAGATCGCCCGTGAGTACAAAGACAAAGGCATTGGCTGGGTTGCCGTCGCGGATGAAAACATCGGCGAAGGCTCCAGCCGCGAGCATGCGGCCATGGAACCGCGGCACATGGGTTGCCGCGCCATCGTGGCCAAATCCTATGCCCGCATCTTTGAGGCCAATCTGAAAAAACAGGGTGTCCTGCCCTTCACCTTCGACAACAAGGATGATTACAACAAAATCCAGCAGAAGGACAGCATCGCGTTTGAAGGTCTGGACAAACTGCAACCGTATCAGCCGGTCACCATGGTGCTGACCCACGAAGACGGTTCGACCGACAAGATCAAGGTGAACCATTCCCTGAACGAAGGGGAGATTCAATGGTTCTATGCCGGTTCGGCCCTGAACTACGTAGGCAGTCAGAAAGCGGCGGCCAGCTAA